The Leucobacter sp. UCMA 4100 genome window below encodes:
- the rplX gene encoding 50S ribosomal protein L24 encodes MGSKIKKGDLVEVISGPSQDRGGYRGKQGLVIEVLTDSDRVIVEGVNYVTKHVKVGQSQRGAKEGGLETHEAPIHVSNVALVDPETKKPTRVGFRVEEVEKNGVKKTVRVRFAKKSGKDI; translated from the coding sequence CGAAGATCAAGAAGGGCGACCTCGTAGAGGTCATCTCAGGCCCGTCGCAGGACCGCGGTGGCTACCGCGGCAAGCAGGGCCTCGTCATCGAGGTTCTGACCGACTCAGATCGCGTGATCGTTGAGGGCGTTAACTACGTCACCAAGCACGTGAAGGTCGGTCAGTCACAGCGCGGCGCAAAGGAAGGCGGTCTCGAAACTCACGAGGCGCCGATCCACGTGTCAAACGTTGCACTCGTTGATCCCGAAACGAAGAAGCCGACCCGCGTTGGCTTCCGCGTCGAAGAGGTTGAGAAGAACGGTGTGAAGAAGACCGTTCGTGTTCGCTTCGCGAAGAAGTCTGGGAAGGACATCTAA